The sequence TTTCGCGCGATTCGCGCTTGCTCCGGATTGGCCTATGCCTTCGCGTAATCGTAGAACCCCTTCCCCGATTTTCGTCCCAGCCGCCCAGCTTCCACCATTCTTTCAAGCAATGGGCAAGGCCTGTACTTTGAATCGTGAAACCCGTCGTAGAGCACTTTCATAATGTCCAGGCATACATCCAGGCCGATCAGGTCGGCAAGCTCGAGCGGCCCCATGGGATGGTTCATGCCCAGCTTCATCACTCCGTCCACCCCTTCCGGAGCGGCCACGCCTTCCATCACGGCATATACTGCTTCATTGATCATAGGCATCAGCAGCCGGTTTGACACAAACCCCGGAAAATCCCTCGAGCGGATGGGCGTCTTGCCCAACGAGGTTGCAAGCTGCTCCGCGGCCGCCACAGTCTCTTCCGCCGTATCAAGCCCGGGCACCACCTCCACCAGTTTCATCACCGGCACGGGATTGAAGAAATGTAACCCCACAAACCGCGCCGCACGCCGCGTCGCGCCCGCCAGGCGCGTAATGGAAATCGAAGAGGTGTTGCTGGCAAAAAGCGTATCCGGGCGGCAGATCGCGTCGAGTGAGCGGAACACCTCCGCTTTAACATCAAACTTTTCCGTGACCGCCTCAATCACGACGTCGGCTGGAGCCAGATCCAACAGATTGACGGTGGTCTTCAGCTGGCTTTCGGCCTGCTGCTTTTCCCCGGCTGTCAGCCGGCCCTTCTCAGCGTCGCGCGCGAGCCCGCGGGAAATCTTTTCCGCCGCGTGCCGCACCAATTCCTGCGCGACGTCGTGCAGGACCACTGAATACCCGCTGCAAACCAGCACCTGGGCAATCCCGCTGCCCATTGTTCCCGCGCCCACCATTCCAACCAGGCGGACGCTCAAGCCTCCCTCCGGCCATGTCCCGTTTCTCTTTCCACCGCCAGCGCGATAGCGTTGCCGCCGCCGAGGCAGAGCGCGGCAATTCCACGGTGCGCGTCGCGGCGTTCCATCTCATAGAGCAGATCCACCAGGATGCGCGTGCCCGATGCGCCGATAGGATGCCCCAGCGCCACTGCGCCGCCGTTCACGTTGGTTTTCTGCGGGTCCAGTCCCAGTTGCTCGATCACGGCCACCGCCTGCACGGCAAAAGCCTCGTTCAGTTCCACCAGGTCAACTTCTCCAACTTTCCAGCCGGTCTTTTCTAGCAGCGACTTGATGGCGTCCACCGGGGCCATCATCACCCAGCGCGGCTCCACTCCGCTCACCGCCTGCGCCACAACCCGCGCCATGGGCCTTTTCCCCAGTTTCTGCGCGGTTTCAGCCGAGGTCACCAGCGTCGCGGCGGCGCCGTCATTAGTTCCGGGAGCGTTGCCGGCCGTCACCGTTCCGCCCTGCTTGAAAGCCGGCTTCAGCCTTGCCAGCTTTTCAAGCGTAGTATCTTCGCGCGGCGATTCATCGACGGAAAACTCCCGCGTCTCACCCTTTTTCTCGGGCACGGCAACGGGCACAATCTGTTCTTTCAGTTTGCCGCTCTTGATGGCCGCGATGGCGCGCTGGTGGCTCTCCAGCGCGAACCGGTCCTGCCGCTCGCGCGAGATCTGGTATTTTTCCGCCACCAGTTCGGCGGTCATGCCCATGTGGAAATCTTCGTAGACGTCCCAAAGGCCGTCGTGCACCATGGAATCGACCAGCGTCTTGTCGCCCTGCCGCAGGCCCTGCCGGGCGCCGGGCACCAGATACGGGCAGTTGCTCATCGATTCCATTCCACCCGCCACTACCATGTCGCTGTTGCCGGTTGCGATGCCCTGCGCGGCCAGCGCCACGGCCTTCAACCCCGACCCGCACACCTTGTTGATGGTCATCGCCGCCACGCGCGGGTCGAGTCCGCCCTTGAGCGCCGCCTGGCGGGCAGGATTCTGTCCCAACCCCGCCGAGACCACGTTGCCCATGATCACTTCATCCACGCGGACCGGCTCAATTTGCGCCCGCCGCACAACTTCCCGCACTACGCAGGCGCCAAGCTCCACCGCAGGAAGGGCGGAAAGAGAACCTTGAAACTTGCCAATCGGAGTGCGGACGGCGGCAATAATCACCGCTTCTCGCATAACAGAACTCAGATTATGTCGCCCCGAGGAAATGAAGTCAAGGAAACGGGGGCGAGCCAACTACACATGGGTCATCTCAAGCTAGCGCAGAGTAGTTCCCATAGCGTTACAATGCTTGCGCGGCAATGCAAAGGTGGTGCTCCCATGGTCTGCCTCACCCTTGCCACTCTACTAACCTGTTCGGTCGGACGCTGCGCCGCTACAAACGACGGTGGATCGCGGAACGCACCTTCGTCTGGCTTGGCAACTACCGACAACTCGTGGTTCGCTATGACCGCTCGCTGACCGTTTACCAGGGCTTGTTTCAGATCGCTTGCTTCATGATCGCCCTACGGAGGGTTTTGAGCCTCTCAATATGTAGGCGTGGTAGCATTAGAATGCCATCGACAAGGCAAGAACTGCCAAGACATAGAGCGCGCGAGCCAAATCAAAACGAAAGTTAAGGTGAGGTTATGACCCCAGAACAAAACTTGCAATTGATGCAGACGCTTGACGATTCCTGGAATGCGCAGGACTGGAAAACATTTAGCAAGCGTCACGCCAAGGACTGCGTCGTGTACTGGCCGAACCAGCCACCGACGCTTGGAATCGTGGCGCACGAGCAGGAGGGTGTTGAGATGTTCAAAACCTTCCCTGACAATCGCGTCGGCAATCGTCCATACAAGGTCATGTTCGCGCAGGGAGAGTGGACCTGCACCATCGCTGAATTCACCGGCACGATGAAAGGGCCTATGAAGGGAGCTGACGGTAAGATGATCTCTCCGACCAACAAAAGCTTCAAGGTGGATTTCTGCACCGTGGCCCACTGGGTGAATGGTGAGATTGTCGAGGAAAACTTGTTCTACGACGTCATCGGCCTTCTAAAACAGATTGGCCTGATGAAAGGTCAACGAAGCGCGTGGAAATGGCGCAGGAGGAACGATGTGTCAGAACTGATTCCCGCAATCTTCTTTGGACACGGCAATCCCATAAACGCCGTCATGACCAACGGATACACCGAAGCTTGGCGCCGCTGCGGGACGAGGGCATTCTGATTGTCGGCAGCGAAAACCTGGTCCACAGTCTGCACACCTATGCCTGGGGCCAGCACATGCCTGAGCCCTATGATTGGGCGGTTAAGTTCGAGCTGGAGGCAAGACAGATGATGCTGGCCGGTGATTTCAAGCCGCTCGTCGACTATGAAAAGCTCGGTCCCGCGGCGGCGTTTTCCGTTCCGACGCCGGATCACTACCTGCCGCTGCTCTATGTGATCACGACCCGGCAACAGGGCGAAAGCATCACCTTCCCTGTCGAAGGCGTCGATGGCGGATCGATCTCAATGTTGTCAGTCTCTGTAAGTTGAGTAGGAAAGTGACATGAAGGTAGTTCTGTTAGGGGCAACCGGCTTCGTTGGCTCAGCAATCCTTAAAGAGGCCCTCGACCGAGGCCACACGGTGACCGCAATCGCGCGCGATCCGGAGAAACTCGAAAAACGTGACGGACTCATCCCAACGAAAGGCGACGTCTACGACACCGCGTCTCTTGCGGGGTTACTCAAGCACAACGACGCGCTGATCAGTGCTTTCAATCCCGGATGGAAGAACCCGAAGCTTTACGACGACCAGGTCCGCGGGACAAGGTCTATCATTGAGGCCGCCAAAAAGGCGGGCATCAAGCGGGTCCTCTGGGTAGGCGGGGCCGGCGGCCTTCAGGTCAAGCCGGGCGTGCGTGTGGTGGACGATCCCGCCCTGCCGGATTGGGTGAGGCCCGGCTCACTGGCGACCATCGATGCTCTCGATCGGTTACGAAAAGAACCGGAGCTTGAATGGACATTTCTTGCGCCGTCCGCCGAGCTGACGCAGGGGCAACGCACCGGAAAGTTCAGATTAGGGGGAGATCAGCTCCTGGTCGACTCTGCCGGCAACAGCAGGATTTCGGTGCAGGATTTTGCGGTGGCCATGATCGACGAACTGGAGCATCCGCTTCATCTTCGTCAGCGCTTCACAGCGGGATACTGACCCTCCAATAAGGAAACGGGCCATGAAAAAGAAGGCACACCACGGCGCGAAGATTGAAGTGCCAAAGGGTGATTCTTACCTTGTCAGCACTGGCGCGGGGGCTTGCTCGACTTGCGCCTTGCCCTCCGCGCCAAGCCGTTAGAGTTACCGCCTGTTGTGGCCAGGGTTGTTGTCGTTTCCGCCCTCCTGCCGCCCCTGGTTCGGTGGATGGCCTTGCCGCTCCTGGGCGCCGCGCCCTTCATTCCCGCGTGCTTCAGGCGGCCGGGATTCGTGTGGATTGCCATGCACTCTGGCAGGCGCATTTTCCCGGTTCACCTGCCGTTCGTTCCTTTGCTCCACTGGGGCTGGGCGCTCCATCCGCCGGTTGGGAGGAGTCTCACGCGGAGCACTCATCGCCGGGCCGCGTTCGACCGGAGCGGGCTCTCGTCGCCCGGCCTCACGGCCGCTTCTCACTTCGCGATTGGGTTCTCTGTACGGCGCTCCGGCCCGGGTCGCACGCACCGCGCCGTTGCCCCGGAACTCGCCCGGCCTGGCTGTCGCGGCAACTTCCGGACGTCCGTGGTTTTGACGCGCACGC is a genomic window of Acidobacteriota bacterium containing:
- a CDS encoding ester cyclase, translated to MTPEQNLQLMQTLDDSWNAQDWKTFSKRHAKDCVVYWPNQPPTLGIVAHEQEGVEMFKTFPDNRVGNRPYKVMFAQGEWTCTIAEFTGTMKGPMKGADGKMISPTNKSFKVDFCTVAHWVNGEIVEENLFYDVIGLLKQIGLMKGQRSAWKWRRRNDVSELIPAIFFGHGNPINAVMTNGYTEAWRRCGTRAF
- a CDS encoding NAD(P)-dependent oxidoreductase yields the protein MKVVLLGATGFVGSAILKEALDRGHTVTAIARDPEKLEKRDGLIPTKGDVYDTASLAGLLKHNDALISAFNPGWKNPKLYDDQVRGTRSIIEAAKKAGIKRVLWVGGAGGLQVKPGVRVVDDPALPDWVRPGSLATIDALDRLRKEPELEWTFLAPSAELTQGQRTGKFRLGGDQLLVDSAGNSRISVQDFAVAMIDELEHPLHLRQRFTAGY
- a CDS encoding 3-hydroxybutyryl-CoA dehydrogenase, with product MSVRLVGMVGAGTMGSGIAQVLVCSGYSVVLHDVAQELVRHAAEKISRGLARDAEKGRLTAGEKQQAESQLKTTVNLLDLAPADVVIEAVTEKFDVKAEVFRSLDAICRPDTLFASNTSSISITRLAGATRRAARFVGLHFFNPVPVMKLVEVVPGLDTAEETVAAAEQLATSLGKTPIRSRDFPGFVSNRLLMPMINEAVYAVMEGVAAPEGVDGVMKLGMNHPMGPLELADLIGLDVCLDIMKVLYDGFHDSKYRPCPLLERMVEAGRLGRKSGKGFYDYAKA
- a CDS encoding acetyl-CoA C-acetyltransferase is translated as MREAVIIAAVRTPIGKFQGSLSALPAVELGACVVREVVRRAQIEPVRVDEVIMGNVVSAGLGQNPARQAALKGGLDPRVAAMTINKVCGSGLKAVALAAQGIATGNSDMVVAGGMESMSNCPYLVPGARQGLRQGDKTLVDSMVHDGLWDVYEDFHMGMTAELVAEKYQISRERQDRFALESHQRAIAAIKSGKLKEQIVPVAVPEKKGETREFSVDESPREDTTLEKLARLKPAFKQGGTVTAGNAPGTNDGAAATLVTSAETAQKLGKRPMARVVAQAVSGVEPRWVMMAPVDAIKSLLEKTGWKVGEVDLVELNEAFAVQAVAVIEQLGLDPQKTNVNGGAVALGHPIGASGTRILVDLLYEMERRDAHRGIAALCLGGGNAIALAVERETGHGRREA